The Limanda limanda chromosome 13, fLimLim1.1, whole genome shotgun sequence genome has a window encoding:
- the greb1l gene encoding GREB1-like protein isoform X1, whose protein sequence is MHFYFERSGSSERNFFSESSCRVFLTQHVAEVNKSLHAREPSDNIMGNSYAGQLKSARFEEVLHNSIEASLRSSSGDPQPIFTQLYLEPEPYPGNMEDIKPKVDLHAGEPPGQDLMNGHSSNDLEELEEEDDSDSSSPPLPYLQVPAPDGCCTLDGFCQAGKDLRLDSIATEPIEVPAGFELVGAKSPSVPEHILVCAVDRRFLPDDNGKNALLGFSGNCVGCGERGFRYFTEFSNHINLKLSTQPKKQKHLKNYLVKNSQGALCKGPLICWKDCKTRQLSSNASTSKPSSSSSLSSKESGGTSGHSLSPFSLSDSPPTRTTQASSVFFGGQDLSRDSSFLKPLASTPGIKTLPIVPTALRVTGPTNGLGVDGRPPLLSPSQVSLGPQVQGYRSANIADIPLSSVMNSGPPKKRHRSWHPTTLVPVPSTAVPVPAIRPNVFSPGAVLGVSSAQPPVAPVIQPQPVTVGETVIVPDNLLNSSGVRPVILIGHGTLPYFYGNVGDIVVSPLLVSCYKSSQLTEKTLETLGLNRNQLLSVETMILLTLQYLARLSSNQIPLREELEQIVLKAMLCCPGGPAISLSQLPWLARLEASVSGGSVQVVVTHNSLGEGISESLRTLSEGPHPLQCLPTYVVIICASKMSCSEFCVLVLGKYQARALAEGMLTTNEFLKEISYELITGKVSVLASHFKTTSLGDNLDKQLVRYQRRRKGQVIQPFQGDVTDHIHSQEAASMSPPSDRAADLLGKVFQIYPTQLSVARSLLSQVCSIADSGTQNLDLGRFCKVDFLVLVPPSHILVHQTAQRIRQSGVLVDLGVEDTSSAFQKSDKYVVRLDNDVHAKMEAFMRKVKQNPYTLFVLIHDNSHVDLTSALSGSVCHGELQGLADRVVNCQEVLDAMNLLVLQVSCFPHTQQTRQSRISLHNEVHWPASRTLQGEQSAHELVYFGLRDYSSSLQWGVASPILRCDDAFEKMVHTLLERHPHLHSMVIRSYLLIQQYTEAMMALTSSPSLRDHITPETLAMVEDLINAPSREGSQGRGHMLLVRVPSLQLAMLARERLEDVRDKLGLQLCFAVLLGSPASELILHRNFTSRLRAWRGCENEDWVPHTYEDLEGLPCIVILTGKDPLGETFPRSLKYSDLRLIDSSYLTRTALEQEVGLACTHVSMGVVKEPKKVKAPRESDGEKASPSLNDGDELERPQSNGSAATRTSSSLAENGVSSSDVADSFQKPSTCLPEGPAITDIGTMTQGFKQECDSLGSQFSTNPTKASKASPSLCSSSSSSSPSPSSSSTQRPSQSTQCSREPKPTRVSPRTVIMSRAAYNLLAGESGSQLSSYSLLPHADVAWSSPLRPLITQNLQGAEQSTYYRQWTITRQHHADHESPTVPHPRRLLLSGPPQVGKTGAYLQFLRILFRMLIRLLEVDVYDEEEDEEEETSEVMTPGNTQWPDIEDVRKLPFDPYPRDPKFKEASPVFSPKMPKVLQDFNQEGESQAPAKRETKSIRLSRFAAHNAFHHCEQCHHYCEAGPAMQLSECTFHAFTFCSSMLGEEVQLQFVIPKAKEQHFVFSQQGSHLESMCLPLVSSKNPDLLKSPIFTPTTGNQEHGLLNIFHAMEGAAHVHILVVKQCEMPHYRKYWPNHILLVLPAMFNNAGVGAARFMIKELSYHNLELERNRLEEQGVKRQDVWPFIVMMDDSCVLWNVHQSADCSESSDGSSTLINVSLKTVLQHMEGTPKISLYAMCGTRKWSSSLARRSPSQPFSRCHLHDFVLLNVDLTQNVQYDLNRCGCEEVDFNLRVNSSGLLLCRFNYFSLMKKHIPTGGNKDFLVKPKLMEIENLTPISPSQYVCAPDSEQTLLDAPAQFLLERFLQSCSHRLFPKAVQNRNNPVLSIDSYLNISPEISVCYFNSRPHSTNLNHQGLVFSGLLLYLCDSFVVSGLLRKFRFLKGATLCVICQDRNSLRQTIVRLELEDEWQFRLRDEFQTANCSEDRPLYFLTGRHV, encoded by the exons GTCTGGAAGCTCTGAGAGAAACTTCTTCTCTGAAAGTTCCTGCCGAGTGTTTCTGACCCAGCATGTAGCAGAGGTGAACAAGTCCCTTCACGCCCGGGAACCATCTGACAAC ATAATGGGGAATTCATATGCCGGGCAGCTGAAGTCTGCTCGATTTGAAGAGGTTCTCCACAACTCGATTGAGGCTTCACTGCGCTCGAGCAGCGGAGATCCACAGCCCATCTTCACACAGCTCTACCTGGAGCCGGAGCCGTATCCTGGAAACATGGAAG ACATTAAGCCCAAAGTCGACCTCCATGCCGGGGAGCCCCCGGGTCAAGACCTCATGAACGGCCACTCGTCCAACgatctggaggagctggaggaagaagacgactcagacagcagcagcccccccctcccctaccTGCAGGTGCCTGCACCCGACGGCTGCTGCACACTGGACG ggtTCTGTCAGGCAGGCAAAGACCTCCGCCTGGACTCCATAGCAACAGAGCCCATCGAGGTCCCAGCAGGCTTCGAGCTGGTGGGCGCCAAGTCCCCCAGTGTCCCCGAGCACATACTGGTCTGTGCCGTGGACCGCCGCTTTTTGCCTGACGACAATGGGAAAAATGCACTTTTAG GTTTTTCAGGGAACTGTGTGGGCTGCGGTGAAAGGGGCTTCAGATACTTCACTGAGTTTTCCAACCACATCAACCTGAAGTTGTCCACCCAGCCCAAGAAGCAGAAGCACTTAAAGAACTACCTGGTGAAGAATTCTCAGGGTGCTCTGTGCAAAGGACCCCTCATCTGCTGGAAAG ACTGTAAAACCCGCCAGTTGTCCAGCAACGCGTCCACCTCCAAACCCAGCTCGTCCTCCTCACTCAGCAGTAAAGAAAGTGGAGGCACCAGCGGACACAGCTTGTCTCCCTTTTCCCTTTCAG ATTCCCCACCCACCAGGACGACGCAggcctcctctgtgtttttcgGGGGTCAGGACCTCAGCAGAGACTCCAGCTTCCTCAAACCTCTGGCCTCCACACCTGGAATCAAGACTCTCCCAATAG tacCCACAGCTCTGAGGGTGACCGGGCCGACTAACGGTCTGGGTGTGGATGGACGTCCTCCCTTACTGAGCCCATCCCAGGTGTCCTTAGGGCCTCAGGTCCAGGGCTATCGCTCTGCCAACATAGCAGACATTCCAC TATCTTCTGTCATGAACTCGGGTCCGCCAAAAAAACGCCACCGGAGCTGGCATCCCACCACGTTAGTTCCTGTCCCGTCAACAGCCGTCCCTGTTCCAGCCATCCGACCGAACGTTTTCTCCCCAG GTGCTGTGTTAGGAGTTTCCTCTGCTCAGCCGCCGGTGGCTCCGGTCATTCAGCCCCAACCTGTCACAGTCGGAGAGACGGTCATCGTCCCCGACAACCTGCTCAACTCTTCGGGTGTTCGCCCTGTCATCCTCATTG GACATGGCACTTTACCTTACTTCTATGGGAATGTTGGGGATATAGTGGTgagccccctgctggtcagctGCTACAAGAGCAGCCAGCTGACAGAGAAAACCCTGGAGACTTTGGGCCTGAACAGGAATCAGCTGCTCAGTGTGGAGACCATGATCCTGCTCACTTTGCAGTACCTTGCACGACTAA GCTCCAATCAGATTCCTCTgcgggaggagctggagcagatcGTCCTGAAGGCCATGCTGTGCTGTCCGGGGGGTCCGGCCATCTCCCTGTCCCAGCTGCCCTGGTTGGCCCGGCTGGAGGCCAGCGTCTCCGGGGGGAGCGTCCAAGTCGTGGTCACCCACAACTCTCTGGGAGAAGGCATCTCCGAGTCCCTGCGCACCCTCAGCGAGGGTCCCCACCCCCTGCAGTGCCTGCCCACCTATGTGGTCATCATCTGTGCCTCCAAAATGAGCTGCAGCGAGTTCTGTGTGCTCGTTTTGG GAAAGTACCAAGCTCGGGCCTTAGCTGAAGGAATGCTGACGACTAACGAGTTCCTGAAGGAAATCAGCTACGAGCTCATCACAGGGAAAGTCAGCGTCCTGGCTTCTCACTTCAAAACCACATCATTAG GGGACAATCTGGACAAGCAGCTGGTGCGATACCAGCGGCGACGGAAGGGACAGGTCATCCAGCCCTTTCAGGGAGATGTCACTGACCACATCCACTCGCAGGAGGCTGCCAGCATGTCACCGCCCTCAGACAGAG CAGCAGACCTCCTGGGTAAGGTGTTCCAGATCTACCCGACCCAGCTGAGTGTGGCTCGCAGCCTCCTCTCTCAGGTCTGCTCCATCGCGGACTCTGGGACCCAGAACCTGGACCTGGGTCGCTTCTGTAAAGTGGACTTCCTGGTTTTGGTCCCGCCCTCTCACATTCTGGTGCACCAGACAGCACAGCGCATCCGACAATCAG gggTGCTTGTGGACCTGGGAGTGGAGGACACCTCCTCGGCCTTTCAGAAGTCGGACAAGTACGTGGTGCGTCTGGACAATGACGTTCACGCCAAGATGGAGGCCTTCATGAGGAAAGTCAAACAGAACCCCTACACGCTGTTTGTCCTCATTCACGACAACTCGCACGTCGACCTCACGAG cgcTCTGTCTGGGTCCGTGTGCCACGGCGAGCTGCAGGGTCTGGCTGACCGGGTGGTGAACTGCCAGGAAGTCCTGGATGCCATGAACCTGCTGGTCCTGCAGGTCAGCTGCTTCCCACACACGCAGCAGACGCGTCAGTCCCGCATCAGCCTCCACAACGAGGTGCACTGGCCGGCCAGCAGAACTCTG CAGGGAGAGCAGTCCGCCCACGAGCTGGTCTACTTCGGCCTGAGGGACTACAGCAGCTCCCTGCAGTGGGGCGTGGCCAGTCCCATTCTGCGCTGTGATGATGCATTTGAGAAGATGGTCCACACTCTGCTGGAAAG ACATCCGCACCTCCACAGCATGGTGATCCGCAGCTACCTGCTGATTCAGCAGTACACCGAGGCCATGATggctctgacctcctccccGTCCCTGAGAGACCACATCACCCCGGAGACTCTGGCCATGGTGGAGGACCTGATCAACGCCCCGAGCAGGGAGGGCTCCCAGGGGCGGGGCCACATGCTGCTGGTCCGCGTCCCCTCGCTGCAGCTGGCCATGCTGGCCCGGGAACGACTGGAGGACGTGAGGGATAAACTGGGGCTCCAGCTGTGCTTCGCCGTGCTGCTGGGGAGTCCGGCCTCCGAACTCATCCTGCACCGGAACTTCACCAGTCGTCTCAGG GCGTGGCGAGGCTGTGAGAATGAGGACTGGGTTCCTCACACCTACGAGGATCTGGAAGGGCTGCCCTGCATCGTCATCCTCACAGGCAAAGACCCTCTAGGAGAGACGTTCCCCAG GTCTCTGAAATACAGTGACCTTCGCCTGATAGACTCCAGCTACCTGACCCGTACGGCCCTGGAGCAGGAGGTGGGTCTGGCCTGCACTCATGTGTCCATGGGCGTGGTCAAGGAGCCCAAGAAGGTCAAAGCCCCCCGGGAGTCCGACGGAGAAAAGGCCTCCCCCAGCCTGAACGACGGCGATGAGCTGGAAAGACCTCAGAGCAACGGCAGCGCGGCGACCAGAACTTCAA GTTCTTTGGCAGAGAACGGAGTCAGTTCATCCGATGTCGCGGACTCGTTCCAGAAACCCTCCACCTGCCTGCCTGAAGGTCCTGCTATCACAGACATCGGCACCATGACACAAGGGTTCAAGCAGGAGTGCGATTCCCTGGGAAGCCAGTTTTCCACGAACCCCACCAAAGCATCCAAGGCGTCTCCGTCCCtttgctccagctcctcttcttcctccccctccccatCGTCCTCCTCCACCCAGAGGCCCAGCCAATCCACGCAGTGCAGCCGAGAACCCAAGCCCACCCGGGTGTCACCGCGGACCGTCATCATGTCCCGGGCGGCGTACAACCTGCTGGCCGGCGAGTCGGGGAGTCAGCTGAGCTCCTACTCCCTGCTGCCTCACGCTGATGTGGCGTGGAGCAGCCCACTGAGGCCCCTTATCACCCAGAACCTGCAGGGGGCAGAGCAGAGCACGTACTACCGCCAGTGGACCATCACCAGGCAGCATCACGCTGATCATGAATCTCCGACTGTGCCGCATCCACGACGTTTGTTACTCAGTGGACCCCCTCAG GTGGGTAAAACCGGAGCCTACCTGCAGTTTCTCCGTATCCTGTTTCGAATGCTCATCAGACTGTTGGAGGTTGATGTGtatgatgaggaagaggacgaagaggagg AAACCTCAGAGGTCATGACTCCAGGAAACACCCAGTGGCCCGACATTGAGGACGTTCGAAAGCTGCCCTTTGACCCTTACCCCCGGGACCCGAAGTTCAAGGAGGCCAGCCCGGTTTTCTCTCCTAAGATGCCAAAGGTCTTACAAG ATTTTAATCAGGAAGGCGAGAGCCAAGCACCAGCCAAGCGAGAGACCAAGTCCATACGTCTGAGCAGGTTCGCGGCCCACAATGCCTTTCACCACTGCGAACAGTGTCACCACTACTGTGAAGCAGGCCCCGCCATGCAG ctgTCGGAGTGCACCTTTCATGCCTTCACCTTCTGCTCCTCCATGCTGGGGGAGGAGGTCCAGCTCCAGTTCGTCATTCCCAAAGCCAAGGAGCAGCATTTTGTCTTCAGTCAGCAGGGTAGCCACCTGGAGAGCATGTGCCTGCCTCTGGTCTCCAGCAAG AATCCTGATCTGTTGAAGAGTCCGATCTTCACGCCGACCACTGGAAACCAAGAGCACGGCCTGCTCAACATCTTTCACGCCATGGAGGGCGCCGCTCACGTGCACATCCTGGTGGTGAAGCAGTGCGAGATGCCGCACTACAGGAAGTACTGGCCCAACCACATCCTGCTCGTCCTGCCGGCCATGTTCAACAACGCTGGAGTTG GTGCTGCTCGCTTCATGATCAAAGAGCTGTCATACCACAacctggagctggagagaaaCCGACTAGAGGAGCAAGGGGTCAAGAGGCAAGATGTGTGGCCGTTCATCGTCATGATGGACGATTCCTGCGTGCTGTGGAACGTCCACCAGTCAGCGGACTGCAG TGAGTCATCAGATGGAAGCTCCACCCTCATCAACGTGTCTCTGAAGACGGTGCTGCAGCACATGGAGGGCACGCCGAAGATCTCCCTGTACGCCATGTGCGGCACTCGCAAGTGGAGCAGCAGCCTGGCTCGCCGGTCTCCCAGCCAACCCTTCAGTCGCTGTCATCTCCACGACTTTGTCCTGCTCAACGTGGACCTGACGCAGAACGTCCAGTATGACCTCAATCG CTGTGGCTGTGAGGAGGTGGACTTTAATCTGAGGGTGAACAGCAGTGGGCTGCTGCTGTGCCGCTTCAACTACTTcagcctgatgaagaaacacatTCCAACTGGCGGGAACAAAGACTTCCTGGTCAAACCTAAACTCATG gaAATAGAGAACCTAACCCCAATCAGCCCGTCCCAGTACGTTTGCGCCCCAGACAGCGAGCAGACTCTTCTAGACGCCCCGGCCCAGTTCCTGCTGGAAAGgttcctgcagagctgcagccacaGACTGTTTCCAAAGGCTGTTCAAAACAGAAACAACCCAGTTCTGTCCATCGACAGCTACCTCAACATCAGCCCGGAG